A region of Pseudomonas marginalis DNA encodes the following proteins:
- a CDS encoding GGDEF domain-containing protein, producing MPANVKLRPRMQRLLSPAIAQAELIGIFAWLAVLLVDRGRMFGWPVVLVTMGLCAVYGVHRVVTQYVLWRALGVAYMALLSAGFAYVVHTRPALQVFALPLAVTLVMSSAILFIVVQDFLFCAALVWLLTWPHIQLSLYAGVDTYVFIFCAASVAIGSVLNVYYLKNLRSVLLVESEFRELAETDYLTSILNRRAFMESFAKLIAAGDTGYFMMLDIDSFKLKNDQFGHDVGDRILCAMAACLKATPGSHSFGRIGGEEFGVLLVGDDPDVATDYALRLLQGIRCSVAPPHHYTCSAGMTRFTAGADMSAVLKRADRNLYASKGNGKDRVYLDGALVCHGAT from the coding sequence ATGCCGGCTAATGTAAAGCTCAGGCCACGGATGCAAAGGCTGCTGTCGCCCGCCATTGCCCAGGCCGAACTGATCGGGATTTTCGCCTGGCTGGCGGTGTTGCTGGTTGATCGCGGGAGGATGTTCGGCTGGCCGGTCGTGCTGGTCACGATGGGTCTGTGCGCGGTGTATGGGGTCCACCGGGTGGTGACTCAGTATGTGCTGTGGCGGGCGCTGGGCGTGGCCTACATGGCGCTGCTGTCCGCAGGTTTTGCCTATGTGGTTCACACCCGGCCTGCGTTGCAGGTGTTTGCCTTGCCGCTGGCCGTGACCCTGGTAATGAGCAGCGCAATCCTGTTTATCGTGGTTCAGGATTTTCTGTTCTGCGCCGCGTTGGTCTGGTTACTGACGTGGCCCCACATTCAGTTGAGCCTTTACGCAGGCGTCGACACCTACGTGTTTATCTTTTGCGCCGCGTCGGTGGCGATCGGTTCTGTCTTGAATGTCTACTACCTGAAAAACCTGCGCTCCGTGTTACTGGTCGAGAGTGAGTTTCGGGAATTGGCCGAGACGGATTACTTGACCTCCATCCTGAACCGGCGCGCCTTTATGGAGAGCTTCGCCAAACTGATTGCGGCCGGTGATACGGGCTACTTCATGATGTTGGATATCGACAGTTTCAAATTGAAGAATGACCAGTTCGGCCATGACGTCGGCGACAGGATTCTCTGTGCGATGGCCGCGTGCCTGAAAGCCACCCCCGGCAGCCACAGTTTCGGCAGGATTGGCGGTGAAGAATTCGGCGTGCTGCTGGTGGGCGATGACCCTGATGTCGCCACCGACTACGCGCTGCGCCTGCTGCAGGGGATTCGGTGCAGTGTCGCGCCGCCCCATCACTACACCTGCAGTGCGGGCATGACACGCTTTACGGCCGGGGCCGATATGTCGGCGGTCCTCAAGCGTGCCGACCGCAATCTCTACGCCTCCAAGGGCAATGGCAAGGACCGCGTGTATCTGGATGGCGCGCTAGTCTGCCACGGAGCGACTTAG
- a CDS encoding Fic/DOC family protein: MIAFGDFETAGYLQNALQLKDPIEVKESEHLSFELSMEDALRYLAQKKSIDYSSVLKVHELLFSDFYHWAGKDRTELVPHLAVFKGSQDDPHHTPFEHPASIRLSVDYAFELASNKKRFRDRPGDVMGQLAFAHPFLDGNGRTILLVFMELCYRAKFAIEWSKTNKDDYLRALSAEIKEPFKGHLNDYLQPFVVDIAHRDEWPGMIGGLKGLDGLDKERITYESLDNPEVQKIYTTYRAQSLAAPSSEK; this comes from the coding sequence TTGATCGCCTTCGGCGATTTTGAGACCGCTGGGTACCTTCAAAATGCTCTACAGCTTAAAGATCCCATCGAAGTAAAAGAGTCAGAGCATCTATCGTTCGAACTGAGCATGGAAGACGCGCTTCGATACTTGGCCCAAAAAAAAAGTATCGATTACTCGTCCGTACTCAAAGTACACGAGCTCCTGTTCTCTGATTTTTATCACTGGGCGGGTAAGGATCGAACTGAGCTTGTTCCACATCTTGCCGTTTTCAAAGGTTCTCAAGACGATCCACACCATACCCCGTTTGAGCATCCGGCATCGATCAGACTCTCCGTCGACTATGCATTTGAGCTGGCGTCGAACAAGAAGCGCTTCAGGGATCGCCCTGGTGACGTCATGGGCCAGTTGGCATTCGCGCATCCTTTTCTCGATGGCAATGGGCGCACGATTCTGCTGGTTTTCATGGAACTTTGTTATCGAGCCAAGTTCGCCATTGAATGGTCAAAAACCAACAAGGATGATTACCTCCGGGCACTCAGTGCGGAAATCAAAGAGCCGTTTAAAGGGCATCTGAATGATTACCTGCAACCCTTCGTGGTCGATATTGCACATCGTGACGAATGGCCAGGAATGATAGGTGGCCTAAAAGGTCTGGATGGGCTTGATAAGGAAAGGATTACCTACGAAAGCCTTGATAATCCTGAGGTTCAAAAGATTTACACAACCTACAGAGCGCAGTCGCTCGCTGCGCCTTCATCCGAAAAATAG
- a CDS encoding metallophosphoesterase family protein — MSRVGVISDTHGLLRPEAVAALQGCEQIIHAGDIGSPEILQQLAQIAPLHVVRGNNDQDAAWAEQVPDHLMLEVDGWRTLVVHDIADVPALLDTSTRLVITGHSHKPLIEWRGATLYVNPGSAGRRRFKLPVTLAVLDVREMTIESQLIALLD, encoded by the coding sequence ATGTCCAGAGTTGGCGTGATTTCCGACACCCACGGCCTGTTGCGCCCTGAGGCTGTCGCTGCCTTGCAGGGATGCGAGCAGATCATCCATGCCGGTGATATCGGCAGCCCTGAGATTCTTCAGCAATTGGCACAGATCGCGCCCCTGCACGTGGTGCGTGGCAACAATGACCAGGACGCGGCGTGGGCGGAGCAGGTGCCCGATCATCTGATGCTGGAGGTGGACGGATGGCGGACGTTGGTGGTGCATGATATCGCCGACGTACCCGCCTTACTCGACACGTCTACTCGGCTGGTGATCACCGGCCATTCGCACAAGCCCCTGATCGAATGGCGGGGCGCAACACTGTACGTAAACCCCGGCAGTGCAGGGCGGCGGCGCTTCAAGTTGCCGGTGACGTTGGCGGTGCTGGACGTGCGGGAAATGACGATCGAGTCGCAGCTGATCGCGCTGCTGGACTGA
- a CDS encoding ArsR/SmtB family transcription factor, whose translation MIRFMRAFKHPTPEDLTLERLLYALSDPVRLEIVRCLAGVPEASCGELDGGRPKSSMSHHFRVLRDAGLVHTRSVGTTHMNSLRGEVLEERFPGLLQSILTQR comes from the coding sequence ATGATTCGTTTCATGCGAGCCTTTAAACACCCCACCCCGGAAGACCTGACCCTCGAGCGCCTGCTATACGCGCTGAGTGATCCGGTGCGCCTGGAGATTGTCCGCTGCCTGGCCGGCGTGCCCGAGGCCAGTTGCGGCGAACTGGACGGCGGGCGCCCCAAGTCCAGCATGTCCCACCACTTCCGGGTCCTGCGCGATGCCGGCCTGGTACACACCCGCAGCGTGGGCACTACCCACATGAATTCATTGCGCGGCGAGGTGCTTGAGGAACGGTTTCCGGGATTGTTGCAGAGCATCCTGACGCAACGATAA
- a CDS encoding NADH:flavin oxidoreductase/NADH oxidase, whose product MSALFEPFKLKDVTLRNRIAIPPMCQYMADDGIVNDWHLVHLASMARGGAGLLVVEATAVAPEGRITPGCAGLWSDAHAEAFVPMVKAIKAAGSVPGIQIGHAGRKASANRPWEGDDHIPASDARSWETIAPSAIAFGANLPQVPRAMTLDDIARVKQDFVDAARRARDAGFEWIELHFAHGYLGQSFFSEHSNQRTDAYGGSFDNRSRFLLETLAAVREVWPENLPLTARFGVIEYDGRDEQTLTESIELARNFKAGGLDLLSVSVGFTIPDTNIPWGPAFMGPIAERVRREAGIPVTSAWGFGTPQLAEGALQAGHLDLVSVGRAHLADPHWAYFAAKELGVEKSSWTLPAPYAHWLERYR is encoded by the coding sequence ATGTCCGCTTTGTTCGAACCGTTCAAACTCAAAGACGTCACCCTGCGCAATCGCATCGCCATCCCGCCAATGTGCCAATACATGGCCGATGACGGCATCGTCAACGACTGGCACCTCGTACACCTGGCCAGTATGGCTCGGGGCGGCGCCGGTTTGCTGGTGGTCGAGGCCACCGCTGTAGCGCCCGAGGGGCGTATCACCCCAGGCTGCGCCGGTCTCTGGAGCGACGCCCACGCCGAAGCGTTCGTGCCCATGGTCAAGGCCATCAAGGCCGCCGGTTCGGTGCCCGGCATCCAGATCGGCCACGCCGGTCGCAAAGCCAGCGCCAACCGCCCGTGGGAAGGGGACGACCACATACCTGCCTCCGATGCGCGCAGCTGGGAAACCATCGCGCCGTCGGCCATCGCCTTTGGTGCCAACCTGCCGCAAGTGCCACGCGCCATGACCCTGGACGACATCGCTCGGGTCAAGCAGGACTTCGTCGACGCCGCCCGCCGTGCCCGTGACGCCGGTTTCGAGTGGATCGAACTGCACTTCGCCCATGGCTACCTGGGCCAGAGCTTCTTCTCCGAGCATTCCAACCAGCGCACCGACGCCTACGGTGGCAGCTTCGACAACCGCAGCCGTTTCCTCCTGGAAACCCTGGCTGCCGTGCGCGAGGTCTGGCCGGAAAACCTGCCGCTGACCGCGCGTTTTGGCGTGATCGAATACGACGGCCGGGACGAACAGACCCTGACCGAATCCATCGAACTGGCCCGTAACTTCAAGGCCGGCGGCCTGGACCTGCTGAGCGTCAGCGTCGGTTTCACCATCCCCGACACGAATATCCCGTGGGGCCCGGCCTTTATGGGCCCGATCGCCGAGCGCGTGCGCCGCGAAGCGGGCATCCCGGTGACCTCGGCCTGGGGCTTTGGCACGCCGCAACTGGCGGAAGGTGCGTTGCAGGCTGGGCACCTGGACCTGGTCTCGGTCGGTCGTGCGCACCTGGCTGACCCGCATTGGGCGTACTTTGCGGCCAAGGAACTGGGGGTTGAGAAGTCGTCCTGGACCTTGCCGGCGCCTTACGCCCATTGGTTGGAGCGGTATCGCTGA
- a CDS encoding TonB-dependent siderophore receptor, producing MRRTLISLCVLQAFSPFTWAEVVPADKASLELQATNVTGEADYETAQGPVKGYHATRSASATRTDTSIHETPQSISVVSKDVVEDIGATRLQDALDYAGGVGRANNFGGQGLTTFTVRGFTTGEFYRNGFPINRGYPNMPDANTIERLEVLRGPATMLYGRGDPGGTFNVVSKQPLAEPTVTLGSQLDDQGMQRATLDASGPLDEQGRLAYRLNVVGEGGDTFRDHVETERYGVTPVITWQASDDTKVIFEGDFMRNNHPLDRGLTRYPNQKGTASRDTFWGEKDVGKLHNDNSMAQLRFEHLLNDSWTLGGGFQWLDGTLQGNAIEANGLAADGRTLGRNFNYRKLEWTDKDTQLNLTGHFSTGGFDHTLLTGVEFEDYDYKSIIQRSSGAVGAYSIDIFNPVYGQARPNLTRTPTHDKENLKTYAAFVQDQVALTERLKVLAGARFERFEHDYHTYVPGGKSWEASDNAVTPRVGVIYDLTDTVAVYADAARSFKPNTGASRQGGGFEPEKGKSYEMGIKWEALDRQLSVDAAIYQIEKKNVLTTDPLDSTFSVAAGQVRSRGFDLNVAGNITPEWRVIGGYAYVDAEVTKDNTLRSGTRLLNIPRNSFSLLNVYEFQDGALKGLGLGAGGKYVDERAGQTSNNAFSMDAYTVVDLLSYYKVNDKVRLNLDVKNLFNRDYEEGAFGNVYAYPGEPRTVQVGIAYTL from the coding sequence ATGCGTCGTACCCTGATTTCCCTCTGCGTGCTTCAGGCGTTTTCCCCGTTTACCTGGGCCGAGGTTGTCCCTGCCGACAAGGCCAGTCTTGAGCTGCAAGCCACCAATGTCACCGGCGAGGCGGACTACGAGACGGCTCAAGGGCCGGTCAAGGGCTACCACGCCACACGTTCGGCGAGTGCGACGCGCACTGACACCTCGATTCATGAAACCCCGCAGTCCATCAGCGTCGTGTCCAAGGATGTGGTCGAAGACATCGGCGCCACCCGTTTGCAGGACGCCCTGGACTACGCCGGTGGCGTCGGCCGCGCCAATAACTTCGGCGGCCAGGGGCTCACCACCTTCACCGTACGTGGCTTCACCACCGGCGAGTTCTACCGCAACGGTTTCCCGATCAACCGCGGTTACCCGAACATGCCGGACGCCAACACCATCGAACGCCTCGAAGTGCTGCGCGGCCCGGCGACCATGCTGTATGGCCGTGGCGATCCCGGCGGCACCTTCAACGTGGTGTCCAAGCAACCGCTGGCCGAGCCGACCGTGACCCTCGGCAGCCAACTGGATGACCAGGGCATGCAGCGCGCCACCCTCGACGCTTCCGGCCCGCTGGACGAACAAGGTCGCCTGGCCTATCGCCTGAACGTGGTGGGCGAGGGCGGTGACACGTTCCGTGATCACGTCGAGACCGAACGCTACGGCGTGACCCCGGTGATCACCTGGCAGGCCAGCGATGACACCAAGGTGATCTTCGAAGGCGACTTCATGCGCAACAACCACCCGCTGGACCGTGGCCTGACGCGCTACCCCAATCAAAAAGGCACTGCCTCGCGCGACACCTTCTGGGGTGAAAAAGACGTCGGCAAACTGCACAACGACAACAGCATGGCCCAGCTGCGTTTCGAGCACCTGCTCAATGACAGCTGGACCCTGGGCGGTGGTTTCCAATGGCTGGACGGCACCTTGCAAGGCAATGCCATTGAAGCCAACGGCCTGGCCGCCGACGGTCGCACCCTGGGCCGCAACTTCAACTATCGCAAACTGGAGTGGACCGACAAGGACACCCAGCTCAACCTCACCGGGCATTTCTCCACCGGTGGTTTCGACCACACCTTGCTCACCGGCGTCGAATTCGAAGACTACGACTACAAGTCGATCATCCAGCGCTCCAGCGGCGCAGTGGGTGCTTATTCAATCGACATCTTCAACCCGGTCTACGGCCAGGCGCGCCCGAACCTCACGCGCACGCCGACCCACGACAAGGAAAACCTCAAGACCTACGCGGCCTTCGTGCAGGATCAGGTGGCCCTGACCGAGCGCCTTAAAGTGCTCGCCGGCGCACGCTTCGAGCGCTTTGAACACGACTACCACACCTACGTGCCGGGCGGTAAAAGCTGGGAAGCCAGCGACAACGCCGTCACCCCACGCGTGGGCGTGATCTACGACCTCACCGACACCGTTGCGGTCTACGCCGACGCCGCGCGTTCGTTCAAGCCCAACACCGGCGCCAGTCGCCAGGGCGGTGGTTTTGAACCGGAGAAAGGCAAATCCTACGAGATGGGCATCAAGTGGGAAGCCCTGGACCGTCAACTGAGTGTCGACGCCGCGATCTACCAGATCGAGAAGAAAAACGTGCTCACCACCGACCCTCTCGACTCCACCTTCAGCGTCGCCGCCGGCCAGGTGCGCAGCCGTGGTTTCGACCTGAACGTGGCGGGCAATATCACCCCCGAGTGGCGTGTGATCGGTGGCTACGCCTACGTGGATGCCGAAGTGACCAAGGACAACACCCTGCGCAGCGGCACGCGCTTGCTGAACATCCCGCGTAACAGCTTCAGCCTGCTCAACGTCTACGAGTTCCAGGACGGCGCCCTCAAGGGCCTGGGCCTCGGCGCGGGTGGCAAGTATGTGGATGAACGGGCCGGGCAGACCTCCAACAACGCCTTCTCGATGGATGCCTACACCGTGGTCGACCTGCTCAGCTACTACAAGGTCAACGACAAGGTGCGGCTGAACCTGGACGTGAAGAACCTGTTCAATCGCGACTATGAAGAAGGTGCGTTCGGCAACGTATACGCCTACCCCGGCGAACCGCGCACGGTGCAGGTCGGCATCGCCTACACCCTCTAA
- a CDS encoding FadR/GntR family transcriptional regulator — MDHQPPKPRKSMHAQIVQDLGMHIVSGRFKPEERLPMEATLCEEYKVSRSVLREATRVLSAKGLVYSKPRVGAVVRPRLKWHLLDPDVLSWLMQSTPHSEFFNTLAGVRRILEPEIAAMAATTATDEDIATIEKAYQGMETAQTHEQLLQADLDFHRAIADATRNDLLAYMCNMLSLPLRESINITNRRPDIQGLSLPRHKAILTAIQNRDALGARHASLVQLDDTRVALDTVMNVLTPL, encoded by the coding sequence GCGCAAGAGCATGCATGCCCAGATCGTTCAGGACTTGGGCATGCACATCGTTTCAGGTCGCTTCAAGCCCGAAGAACGGCTGCCCATGGAGGCCACGCTCTGCGAGGAGTACAAGGTCAGCCGTTCGGTGTTGCGCGAGGCGACCCGGGTGCTCAGCGCCAAGGGCCTGGTGTATTCCAAGCCGCGGGTGGGCGCGGTGGTGCGGCCGCGCTTGAAATGGCACCTCCTCGACCCGGACGTGTTGTCCTGGCTGATGCAGTCCACGCCCCACAGTGAATTCTTCAATACCCTGGCCGGTGTGCGGCGCATCCTCGAGCCGGAGATCGCCGCCATGGCCGCGACCACCGCCACCGATGAAGACATCGCCACCATCGAAAAAGCCTACCAGGGCATGGAAACCGCGCAGACCCACGAACAGCTGCTGCAGGCCGACCTGGACTTCCACCGCGCCATTGCCGATGCCACCCGCAACGACCTGCTCGCCTATATGTGCAACATGCTGTCGTTGCCGCTGCGCGAGTCGATCAACATCACCAACCGCCGCCCGGACATCCAGGGCCTGAGCCTGCCCCGGCACAAGGCGATCCTCACCGCGATCCAGAACCGCGACGCCCTCGGCGCGCGGCATGCGTCGCTGGTGCAGCTGGATGACACGCGAGTGGCGTTGGATACGGTGATGAATGTGCTGACGCCGCTATAA